GGGTGAGCGGGCGGGCGCCGTCCGGGCGGCGGATGGCGATGGGGAACCCGCCCGCGTCCACGACGGCCACGCTGACCGCTTTCCCGATCGACTGGGCGCGCTTGTGGGCGGCGTCGATGATCTCCTCGGCGGCGTCCAGGGTGAGGCTGCTCATGCTGCTTCCTTCGGTGCGGTGAGGGTGCGGCGCAGGTGGGCGACGGCGGCGTTGTACTTCGCGGGCGTCTCCCAGTACATGGAGTGCGGGGCGTCCGGGACGATCTCCAGGTGCGAGCCGGGCAGCAGTTCGTGGGCGCGGGTCACCGTCTTCACGCTGAGCACCGCGTCCTTCTCGCCGGCGAGGAAGGCGACCTTCACGCCGGAGTCCCGGATGTCGTCCAGGGACGGGCCGTCGGTGTCGAGGTTGCGCAGGTCCTGCATCTTGGCGACGTTGAACGTGCCCATCTGCTGGAAGAGGAACGTGAGGTCGGCCCGTTCCTGCTGGAACCTCTTGGTCAACAGGCGGTCGATGACCGGCAGTTTGACGGCCTCGGCGCGGTCGGCGGCTGCGAGTTCCTTCAGCTCGGGGTGGCTGATGCCGCCCAGCGAGTGGCCGAGCACGACGGAGCCGACGCGCTCGGGGCGGAGCAGTCCGGCGCGGAGCGCGGCGACGGAGCCGATGGACTGGCCGACCAGCATGGCGTCGGTCAGGTCCTCCTGGTCCAGTACGGCGACGACGTCACCGGGGAAGTCCTGGCCGTCGAACTCGGGCATGGACGAGTCGG
This window of the Streptomyces sp. N50 genome carries:
- a CDS encoding alpha/beta hydrolase produces the protein MPIADSDGTSIYYERHGSGPAILFVHGSGGHHAAWWQQVAALRQEFTVVTVDLRGFGKSDSSMPEFDGQDFPGDVVAVLDQEDLTDAMLVGQSIGSVAALRAGLLRPERVGSVVLGHSLGGISHPELKELAAADRAEAVKLPVIDRLLTKRFQQERADLTFLFQQMGTFNVAKMQDLRNLDTDGPSLDDIRDSGVKVAFLAGEKDAVLSVKTVTRAHELLPGSHLEIVPDAPHSMYWETPAKYNAAVAHLRRTLTAPKEAA